One window of the Pedobacter ginsengisoli genome contains the following:
- a CDS encoding SusC/RagA family TonB-linked outer membrane protein, whose translation MKKMYLKCFSLLLLCFLTITAFAQKNITGTVKDASGNPIPGVSVLEKGTQNGTSTNAEGKFTLTVKEGARLVIKSIGLVTQEVAASSGQSIVMVDDTESLSEVIVTGFGVKKEVKRLSYSATAVSGNELSQANNANVVNSLQGKVAGVMINQGASGPTSSSRIRIRGNSSLSSNTQPLIVYDGILMEPGTSGADSWGDAADFGNIMKNINSDDIESISVLKGAAASALYGSKAAGGVLLITSKKGKTTKGLGVTVSQTSSFDKAYRFVDLQNQYGGGISPVFAKDANGVDVVDQSAGYYVGGYSFGPKLDGRMVKDLDGVMRPWVANNPLDYFNTGKFINTNVSVEGANENTTYRLAYTNLDNSSVQPGNSLKRDAFALRVTKEISKSISIDASVNYTMSNSLNPARQGSANNPLFAFTYYKPRNVDLNTYINNNINPVSGGALGSTDRNRYDPYGIGSFAYGLQNDNRTEKENNLLANIDVNIKILPWLSALVRTNTNFYNIAYERKNRGAGIAFAGGDYEISQNTNKSYRVQGLLNATKELSGDFELNASLGAETYQKNLGSSAFYNRSNTNGGLKIPDVYSISNSINPASTTAYPNLGERTDAVYLYGDITWKNMLTLNFTGRNDWSSALTYRDGHGNYSYFYPSVGLSWIFTELPVFQNNSILSFGKLRGSYSYTGLSARPQLTNTDGYYRLQDGTFSNANGGNQSVYGFSDNILRNNNLKNELTKEFEIGTNLGFFKNRLNFDVAYYKKNSYNQILSFSLPQESGVSSQSLNAGNIQNQGIEVLVTGKPIESRDFNWNASVTFTRNRNKILELAPGVQNYDLDLAFGNDITSVARVGEQYGSLITGYGYSYYQKKDASGNPIASPSNGKKVLGNTGYGTTGGYYTFVRSQDYDGTRKNLGTMMENYLASTRQDLTYKNFSLGFQIDAKIGGLMASGTHQYGSANGSFSNSLFGRDEASGG comes from the coding sequence ATGAAAAAAATGTACTTAAAGTGTTTTAGTCTGCTGTTGTTATGTTTTTTAACAATTACAGCTTTTGCACAAAAGAATATTACTGGTACGGTAAAAGACGCGTCTGGTAATCCCATTCCTGGGGTAAGTGTTCTCGAAAAGGGAACTCAAAATGGAACATCAACCAATGCCGAAGGTAAGTTTACGCTTACGGTAAAAGAGGGCGCTAGATTGGTTATTAAATCTATCGGTTTAGTTACTCAGGAAGTTGCGGCTTCATCTGGTCAATCGATTGTAATGGTTGATGATACTGAATCACTTTCTGAGGTTATTGTTACCGGCTTTGGTGTTAAAAAAGAGGTGAAAAGATTAAGCTACTCAGCAACTGCTGTAAGTGGTAATGAATTATCACAAGCAAATAACGCTAACGTGGTAAATTCATTACAAGGTAAAGTAGCGGGTGTGATGATTAATCAAGGCGCCAGTGGTCCTACCTCTTCTTCTAGAATCAGAATAAGGGGAAATTCATCTCTAAGTTCAAATACACAGCCTTTAATTGTTTATGATGGAATATTGATGGAGCCAGGTACTTCCGGAGCAGATTCATGGGGTGATGCTGCGGATTTTGGTAACATCATGAAAAACATTAACTCTGATGATATAGAGAGTATCAGTGTTTTAAAAGGAGCTGCTGCATCGGCTTTGTATGGTTCTAAAGCTGCCGGTGGAGTATTGTTAATTACTTCTAAAAAGGGTAAAACTACCAAAGGTCTGGGTGTAACTGTATCTCAAACTAGCTCTTTTGATAAAGCATATAGATTTGTAGATCTTCAGAATCAATATGGAGGTGGAATTTCACCTGTATTTGCTAAAGATGCAAATGGGGTTGATGTTGTTGATCAATCAGCAGGTTACTATGTAGGTGGTTATTCTTTCGGACCTAAGTTAGATGGTAGAATGGTAAAAGATTTAGATGGAGTAATGAGACCTTGGGTAGCCAATAATCCATTAGACTATTTTAATACCGGTAAGTTTATCAATACAAACGTATCGGTTGAAGGTGCTAACGAAAACACAACTTATCGTTTAGCTTATACTAACTTAGATAACTCAAGTGTTCAACCTGGAAATAGTTTAAAAAGAGATGCGTTTGCACTTAGGGTAACCAAGGAGATTTCAAAATCAATTTCCATTGATGCGAGTGTAAACTACACAATGTCTAATTCATTGAATCCGGCAAGACAAGGAAGTGCTAATAATCCTTTGTTCGCATTTACATACTATAAACCTAGAAACGTTGATTTAAACACTTATATAAATAACAATATCAATCCGGTAAGCGGTGGTGCATTGGGTTCTACTGATAGAAATCGTTATGACCCATATGGAATCGGATCATTTGCTTATGGACTTCAAAATGATAACAGAACCGAAAAGGAAAATAATCTATTAGCAAATATTGATGTAAATATTAAAATCCTTCCTTGGCTTTCGGCTTTGGTAAGAACAAATACCAACTTTTACAACATTGCCTACGAAAGAAAAAATAGAGGAGCTGGTATTGCCTTTGCCGGAGGTGATTACGAAATATCTCAAAATACCAATAAATCATATCGTGTTCAAGGATTGTTAAATGCAACCAAAGAACTTTCAGGTGATTTTGAATTAAATGCTTCATTAGGAGCTGAAACTTATCAGAAAAACCTTGGTAGCTCTGCATTTTATAACAGATCAAATACCAATGGCGGGCTTAAAATCCCTGATGTTTATTCCATCTCAAATTCCATTAACCCAGCATCAACAACTGCTTATCCAAATTTAGGTGAGCGTACAGATGCCGTTTATTTATATGGAGACATTACCTGGAAAAACATGTTAACCTTAAATTTCACTGGAAGAAATGACTGGTCATCAGCACTTACTTACAGAGACGGCCACGGTAACTATTCATACTTTTATCCAAGTGTAGGTTTGTCATGGATATTTACTGAATTACCAGTATTCCAAAATAACTCAATATTATCTTTTGGTAAGTTAAGAGGATCATATTCTTATACAGGATTGTCAGCAAGACCACAACTAACTAATACTGACGGTTACTACAGATTACAAGATGGTACTTTTAGTAATGCTAACGGTGGTAACCAATCGGTTTATGGCTTTAGTGATAATATTCTTAGAAATAACAACTTAAAAAATGAGTTAACTAAGGAGTTCGAAATTGGTACCAATTTAGGATTCTTCAAAAACCGTTTAAATTTTGATGTTGCTTACTATAAGAAAAATTCTTACAATCAAATTTTGAGTTTCTCTTTACCACAGGAATCAGGAGTTAGTTCGCAATCTCTAAATGCGGGTAACATCCAAAATCAAGGTATTGAGGTATTGGTAACCGGTAAGCCAATCGAATCAAGAGATTTTAATTGGAATGCATCAGTTACTTTTACACGTAACAGAAACAAAATATTAGAATTAGCACCTGGTGTTCAAAATTATGACTTGGATCTAGCTTTTGGTAACGATATTACTTCTGTTGCCAGAGTAGGTGAGCAATATGGATCGTTAATTACAGGTTATGGCTATTCATATTATCAAAAGAAAGATGCTAGCGGTAATCCAATTGCCAGCCCAAGTAACGGTAAAAAAGTACTGGGTAACACAGGTTATGGAACCACTGGTGGGTATTATACTTTTGTTAGATCGCAGGATTATGATGGTACCAGAAAAAATTTAGGAACCATGATGGAAAACTATCTTGCCAGTACAAGACAAGATCTTACTTATAAAAACTTTTCTTTAGGTTTTCAAATTGATGCAAAAATCGGAGGTTTAATGGCTTCTGGAACTCATCAATATGGATCAGCTAATGGTTCATTCTCAAATTCACTATTTGGTAGAGATGAAGCTTCAGGGGGGTAA